In Bacillus sp. NP247, one DNA window encodes the following:
- the pruA gene encoding L-glutamate gamma-semialdehyde dehydrogenase has product MVVAYKHEPFTDFSVEANKLAFEEGLKKVESYLGQDYPLIIGGEKITTEDKIVSVNPANKEELVGRVSKASRELAEKAMQVADETFQTWRKSKPEMRADILFRAAAIVRRRKHEFSAILVKEAGKPWNEADADTAEAIDFMEYYARQMLKLKDGMPVESRPIEYNRFSYIPLGVGVIISPWNFPFAIMAGMTTAAVVSGNTVLLKPASTTPVVAAKFMEVLEEAGLPAGVVNFVPGNGSEVGDYLVDHPRTRFVSFTGSRDVGIRIYERAAKVNPGQIWLKRVIAEMGGKDTIVVDKEADLELAAKSIVASAFGFSGQKCSACSRAVIHEDVYDHVLNRAVELTKELTVGNPDAKDINMGPVNDQAAFDKVMSYVAIGKEEGKIVSGGEGDDSKGWFIQPTIVADVAEDARLMKEEIFGPVVAFCKAKDFDHALAIANNTEYGLTGAVVTNNRDHIEKAREDFHVGNLYFNRGCTGAIVGYQPFGGFNMSGTDSKAGGPDYLALHMQAKTTSETL; this is encoded by the coding sequence ATGGTAGTAGCATACAAACATGAGCCATTTACAGATTTTTCAGTAGAGGCTAACAAATTAGCGTTTGAAGAGGGTTTAAAGAAAGTAGAATCTTATCTTGGACAAGACTATCCATTAATTATCGGGGGAGAAAAAATCACTACAGAAGACAAAATTGTTTCTGTAAACCCTGCAAATAAAGAGGAACTTGTTGGTCGCGTTTCAAAAGCAAGCCGTGAATTAGCTGAAAAAGCAATGCAAGTAGCGGATGAAACATTCCAAACTTGGAGAAAGTCAAAACCAGAAATGCGTGCAGACATTTTATTCCGTGCTGCAGCAATCGTTCGTCGTAGAAAACATGAGTTCTCTGCTATTCTTGTAAAAGAAGCAGGTAAACCATGGAATGAGGCAGATGCTGATACAGCAGAAGCAATCGATTTTATGGAATATTATGCTCGTCAAATGTTAAAATTAAAAGACGGTATGCCAGTAGAAAGCCGTCCAATTGAATATAATCGTTTCTCTTACATTCCATTAGGAGTAGGTGTTATCATTTCTCCTTGGAACTTCCCATTCGCAATTATGGCAGGTATGACAACAGCTGCTGTAGTTTCTGGTAACACAGTATTACTAAAACCAGCTAGTACAACTCCTGTAGTAGCAGCGAAATTTATGGAAGTATTAGAAGAAGCTGGTTTACCAGCTGGCGTAGTAAACTTCGTTCCAGGTAATGGTTCTGAAGTTGGTGACTACTTAGTAGATCACCCTCGTACACGTTTCGTTAGCTTCACTGGATCTCGCGATGTAGGTATTCGTATTTATGAGCGTGCAGCAAAAGTAAACCCAGGACAAATTTGGTTAAAACGTGTTATCGCTGAAATGGGCGGTAAAGATACAATCGTTGTTGATAAAGAAGCAGATCTTGAGTTAGCAGCTAAATCTATCGTTGCATCAGCATTCGGATTCTCAGGACAAAAATGTTCTGCATGTTCTCGTGCAGTAATCCATGAAGATGTATATGATCACGTATTAAATCGTGCTGTTGAATTAACAAAAGAATTAACAGTAGGTAACCCAGATGCAAAAGATATCAACATGGGACCTGTTAATGACCAAGCTGCATTCGATAAAGTAATGAGCTATGTTGCAATTGGTAAAGAAGAAGGTAAAATCGTATCAGGTGGCGAAGGAGACGATTCTAAAGGCTGGTTCATCCAACCAACAATCGTTGCTGACGTTGCAGAAGATGCTCGTTTAATGAAAGAAGAAATCTTCGGACCGGTAGTAGCATTCTGTAAAGCAAAAGACTTCGATCATGCACTTGCAATTGCAAACAATACAGAATACGGTTTAACGGGAGCAGTTGTTACTAACAACCGTGACCATATTGAAAAAGCACGTGAAGACTTCCACGTAGGTAACTTATACTTCAACCGTGGATGTACTGGTGCAATCGTAGGTTACCAACCATTCGGTGGCTTTAACATGTCTGGTACAGACTCTAAAGCTGGTGGCCCTGATTACTTAGCACTTCACATGCAAGCAAAAACTACTTCTGAAACTTTATAA
- a CDS encoding methionine ABC transporter ATP-binding protein — translation MISFNNVSKVYESGGQSVHAVEDVTLSVEKGEIFGIIGFSGAGKSTLLRLVNMLERPTAGTISIDDRDITSLTTKELRKLRQRIGMIFQSFNLFNSRTVFGNIAYPLKLAKLPKDEIKERVNELLKFVGLEDKANYYPEQLSGGQKQRVGIARALATSPDILICDEATSALDPETTTEILNLLKKVNREYNLTILLITHEMHVVKEICHRVAVMEKGKVIEEGKLFDVFTQPKTKTTQNFVRSVINDHLPESVLAKIQNGGQIYRLTFTGEETGQPVLSYIAKNYNVDVNVLYGNIIELQNVLFGNLLVELQGEQREIQKALQHLRLQVQLREVEAHAS, via the coding sequence ATGATTTCTTTTAACAACGTAAGTAAAGTATATGAATCAGGCGGACAATCCGTTCATGCCGTGGAGGATGTAACGTTGTCAGTTGAAAAAGGCGAAATTTTTGGCATTATTGGATTTAGTGGTGCTGGAAAGAGTACGTTATTACGTCTAGTAAACATGTTAGAAAGGCCAACTGCGGGAACGATTTCAATAGATGATAGAGATATTACATCATTAACAACAAAAGAATTAAGAAAGCTAAGACAAAGAATTGGAATGATTTTTCAAAGCTTTAATTTATTTAATTCAAGAACTGTATTTGGAAATATTGCGTATCCATTAAAGTTAGCGAAATTGCCAAAGGATGAAATAAAAGAAAGAGTGAATGAATTACTAAAATTTGTTGGCCTAGAAGATAAAGCGAACTATTATCCAGAACAGTTATCAGGCGGACAAAAGCAACGCGTTGGGATTGCAAGGGCGCTTGCGACATCACCGGACATTCTCATATGTGATGAGGCAACATCAGCTTTAGATCCGGAAACAACAACAGAGATTTTAAATTTATTAAAGAAAGTAAATAGAGAGTACAATTTAACGATTCTTCTTATTACACATGAAATGCACGTTGTGAAAGAAATTTGTCACCGTGTAGCCGTTATGGAAAAAGGAAAAGTAATTGAAGAAGGAAAACTGTTTGACGTTTTCACTCAACCAAAAACAAAGACAACTCAAAATTTTGTACGCTCTGTTATTAATGATCACTTACCAGAAAGCGTGCTAGCGAAAATTCAAAACGGAGGTCAGATTTATCGCTTAACGTTTACTGGTGAGGAGACAGGACAGCCTGTACTATCATATATTGCGAAAAATTATAACGTTGATGTAAATGTTCTTTACGGAAATATTATTGAACTTCAAAATGTTTTATTTGGAAATCTTCTAGTAGAACTACAAGGTGAACAAAGAGAGATTCAAAAAGCACTACAACATCTAAGATTGCAAGTGCAGCTTAGGGAGGTGGAAGCTCATGCGAGTTGA
- a CDS encoding cysteine hydrolase family protein, with protein MKTALLLVDIQNDYFPNGKMELRNPVEASEYASQLLQHFRIRNEPIFHIQHVAIKDSATFFLPNTEGVHIHENVRPLREETVILKHYPNSFRETNLLEQLQRLDIEHIVICGMMTHMCIDATVRAAFDFGFHCTVIHDACATKDLSFKNATIPAVYIHNTILASLNGVYANIMSTEEFLAT; from the coding sequence ATGAAAACAGCTCTATTACTCGTTGATATCCAAAATGATTATTTTCCAAATGGAAAGATGGAATTACGTAATCCAGTAGAAGCAAGTGAATATGCTAGTCAGCTACTACAACATTTTAGAATTAGAAACGAACCTATTTTTCATATCCAGCATGTAGCTATAAAAGATAGCGCTACTTTTTTCCTACCCAATACAGAAGGTGTCCATATTCACGAGAATGTCCGTCCGCTTAGAGAAGAAACTGTTATACTCAAACATTATCCAAATAGCTTCCGAGAAACTAATCTTTTAGAACAATTACAACGTTTAGACATTGAACACATCGTCATATGCGGGATGATGACTCATATGTGTATTGATGCTACGGTAAGGGCTGCTTTTGATTTTGGCTTTCATTGTACCGTTATACATGATGCTTGTGCTACAAAGGATCTTTCATTTAAGAATGCTACTATACCAGCTGTTTATATTCATAATACAATTTTGGCGAGTTTAAATGGAGTATACGCAAATATAATGAGCACAGAAGAATTTTTAGCGACCTAA
- a CDS encoding MarR family winged helix-turn-helix transcriptional regulator translates to MLHYEHFLDLLLDNAKKLFYPEEWVSLDLTLSKTEVFCLLWMERNTDITMTKIADLLDIPMSTTTGVVHRLVKKGYIERYRNESDRRIVLIRLTENGVILVQEVKQNAAYYFSLVTDALSEEEKAFLLQIFQKIMNHIATSQQKTKEKVSTPKMKNIPIE, encoded by the coding sequence TTGTTGCACTATGAACATTTTTTAGACTTACTGCTAGATAACGCCAAGAAACTTTTCTATCCTGAAGAATGGGTAAGCCTTGATTTAACACTTTCTAAAACAGAAGTATTTTGTTTACTTTGGATGGAGCGAAATACAGATATTACAATGACAAAAATTGCTGATCTTCTTGATATACCGATGAGTACAACGACAGGCGTTGTACATCGCCTTGTAAAAAAGGGATACATTGAACGCTACCGGAATGAAAGCGATCGACGCATTGTATTAATTCGTTTAACAGAAAACGGCGTAATACTCGTTCAAGAAGTAAAACAAAATGCGGCTTATTACTTTAGCCTAGTGACAGACGCATTGTCAGAAGAAGAAAAAGCATTCTTACTACAAATATTCCAAAAGATCATGAATCACATTGCTACGTCACAGCAAAAAACAAAAGAAAAGGTTTCTACACCTAAAATGAAAAACATTCCGATTGAATAA
- a CDS encoding methionine ABC transporter permease encodes MRVDWSIFWPRILDATGDTLLMVIVTLIFATILGIPLGLLLYVTRKGNFLENKWVFSILNIIINTIRPVPFIIFLVALSPITRSVIGTTIGTAAAIFPMTLVASIGIARMVETNLVSVPKGVIEAAQAMGASPFRIVFEILVPEALAPLILGVTFMTVGLIEFSAVAGLVGGGGLGDLAMTYGYQRFDTSVMFVTVVLLIILVQVAQNLGNYFAKVFLRRS; translated from the coding sequence ATGCGAGTTGATTGGAGTATATTTTGGCCTCGCATATTAGATGCGACGGGGGATACCCTCTTAATGGTAATTGTAACCCTTATATTCGCTACAATTCTTGGTATACCTCTAGGTTTACTATTATATGTGACGCGGAAAGGGAACTTTTTAGAAAATAAATGGGTCTTTTCTATTCTTAATATCATAATTAATACAATTCGTCCGGTTCCATTCATTATCTTTTTAGTAGCTTTAAGTCCAATAACAAGAAGTGTTATCGGAACTACAATCGGAACGGCAGCAGCAATCTTTCCAATGACGTTAGTCGCCTCAATTGGTATTGCTAGAATGGTTGAAACAAACCTTGTTTCTGTTCCGAAAGGGGTAATTGAAGCAGCACAAGCAATGGGCGCTTCACCATTTAGAATTGTTTTTGAAATCCTCGTGCCAGAAGCTTTAGCGCCATTAATCTTAGGTGTCACGTTTATGACAGTTGGTTTAATTGAATTTTCTGCAGTTGCTGGGCTTGTCGGTGGTGGCGGTCTTGGTGACTTAGCGATGACATATGGTTATCAACGCTTTGATACATCAGTTATGTTTGTAACGGTCGTTTTACTTATTATTCTTGTACAGGTAGCTCAAAATTTAGGAAACTACTTTGCGAAAGTCTTTTTACGCAGATCATAA
- a CDS encoding DUF3926 domain-containing protein, whose protein sequence is MHEELLRRIIRTKIKVGMRILEELPNPIQQHAKQTLNILQEELAAYPKEQEHPKDNLKSIVIE, encoded by the coding sequence ATGCATGAGGAGCTACTAAGAAGAATAATTCGTACAAAAATAAAAGTCGGTATGCGTATATTAGAAGAGCTACCGAATCCAATTCAGCAACACGCTAAACAAACGCTAAATATTTTGCAAGAGGAGCTAGCTGCTTATCCGAAAGAACAAGAGCATCCTAAAGATAATTTAAAAAGTATTGTAATTGAATAA
- a CDS encoding ArsA family ATPase: MMRIILYTGKGGVGKTSISAATAIQSAKQGLKTLVMSTDPAHSLGDSFGIKLSSEPLEIRENLWAQEINTIYEMEKGWGKLQKYITLLFTSKAADDITTEELTMFPGMEDLISLLRVLDYYKQNTYDVIIIDCAPTGETLAMLSFPDMLGWWMEKLFPIKRKILKVVRPVAQPLLGVPLPTDDIMDELTNTLEQLGEMRDILSNREVTSIRVVVNPEKMVIKEAQRSFTYLNLYDYNVDAIMINRVIPNTVTDPYFQAWKDTQKKYKALIKDSFQPLPIYEAPMFEQEVVGLPMLERVGNALFKSDPSPTEVKFNGRTQYVKKDGDEYIFVLSIPFSNKDNLSLNQKGDELIIRAGSVKRNITLPKTLTHLSIQGAKFEEDVLNIRFGGVVHA; the protein is encoded by the coding sequence ATGATGAGAATTATTCTGTATACAGGTAAAGGCGGCGTAGGAAAAACTAGCATTTCAGCAGCAACAGCAATCCAAAGTGCAAAACAAGGATTAAAAACCTTAGTAATGAGCACAGATCCTGCTCATAGTTTAGGAGATTCATTTGGCATAAAACTATCTTCTGAGCCACTAGAAATTCGCGAAAACTTGTGGGCACAAGAAATTAACACTATTTATGAAATGGAAAAGGGCTGGGGGAAATTGCAGAAATATATTACACTACTCTTCACTTCCAAAGCAGCTGATGATATTACGACAGAAGAATTAACGATGTTCCCTGGTATGGAAGATTTAATTAGCTTACTTCGAGTACTAGATTATTATAAACAAAACACATACGATGTCATCATTATTGATTGCGCACCGACTGGAGAAACTTTAGCAATGCTTAGCTTTCCAGACATGCTCGGCTGGTGGATGGAAAAACTCTTTCCTATTAAAAGAAAAATTTTAAAAGTTGTTCGACCTGTAGCTCAACCACTTCTTGGTGTCCCCCTTCCAACCGATGATATTATGGACGAATTAACAAATACGCTTGAACAGCTTGGAGAAATGAGAGATATTTTATCAAACCGAGAAGTAACGAGTATTCGCGTTGTTGTAAATCCTGAAAAAATGGTCATTAAAGAAGCTCAGCGTAGCTTTACTTATTTAAATTTATACGATTATAACGTAGATGCCATCATGATTAACCGCGTCATCCCTAACACTGTCACCGATCCTTACTTTCAAGCATGGAAAGATACACAAAAGAAATATAAAGCCTTAATTAAAGATAGTTTTCAGCCACTTCCTATTTACGAGGCTCCCATGTTTGAACAAGAAGTTGTTGGTTTACCTATGTTAGAGCGTGTAGGAAATGCTTTATTTAAATCAGACCCTTCTCCTACTGAAGTGAAATTTAATGGTCGCACACAATATGTGAAAAAAGATGGCGATGAATATATTTTCGTTCTATCCATTCCATTTTCAAACAAAGATAACCTTTCATTAAATCAAAAAGGTGATGAACTTATTATTCGAGCTGGTTCTGTTAAACGGAACATCACATTACCAAAAACATTAACACACCTTTCTATTCAAGGAGCGAAGTTTGAAGAAGATGTACTAAACATTCGGTTTGGAGGTGTAGTGCATGCATGA
- the gatA gene encoding Asp-tRNA(Asn)/Glu-tRNA(Gln) amidotransferase subunit GatA — MSLFDHSVSELHKKLNNKEISVTDLVEESYKRISDVEDNVKAFLTLDEENARAKAKELDAKIGAEDNGLLFGMPIGVKDNIVTNGLRTTCASKMLANFDPIYDATVVQKLKAADTVTIGKLNMDEFAMGSSNENSGFYATKNPWNLDYVPGGSSGGSAAAVAAGEVLFSLGSDTGGSIRQPAAYCGVVGLKPTYGRVSRYGLVAFASSLDQIGPITRTVEDNAYLLQAISGIDRMDATSANVEVGNYLAGLTGDVKGLRIAVPKEYLGEGVGEEARESVLAALKVLEGMGATWEEVSLPHSKYALATYYLLSSSEASANLSRFDGVRYGVRSDNVNNLLDLYKNTRSEGFGDEVKRRIMLGTFALSSGYYDAYYKKAQQVRTLIKNDFENVFANYDVIIGPTTPTPAFKVGEKVDDPMTMYANDILTIPVNLAGVPAISVPCGFGANNMPLGLQIIGKHFDEATIYRVAHAFEQATDYHTKKASL; from the coding sequence ATGTCATTATTTGATCATTCTGTATCAGAGTTACATAAGAAGTTAAACAACAAAGAAATTTCCGTTACGGATTTAGTAGAAGAATCTTACAAACGTATTTCAGATGTTGAAGATAACGTAAAAGCTTTTCTTACATTAGATGAAGAAAATGCACGTGCGAAAGCGAAAGAATTAGATGCAAAGATTGGTGCTGAGGATAATGGTTTATTATTCGGTATGCCAATCGGTGTAAAAGATAACATTGTAACTAACGGTCTTCGTACAACTTGTGCGAGCAAAATGCTAGCAAACTTCGATCCAATTTACGATGCGACAGTTGTACAAAAGCTAAAAGCTGCTGACACAGTTACAATCGGTAAATTAAATATGGACGAGTTCGCAATGGGTTCTTCAAATGAAAACTCAGGTTTCTACGCTACAAAAAATCCATGGAACTTAGATTACGTTCCAGGCGGATCTAGTGGTGGTTCTGCAGCAGCAGTAGCGGCAGGAGAAGTATTATTCTCTCTAGGTTCTGATACGGGTGGTTCTATCCGTCAGCCAGCTGCATATTGCGGTGTTGTAGGTTTAAAACCAACTTACGGACGTGTATCTCGTTACGGATTAGTAGCATTCGCATCTTCACTTGACCAAATCGGACCGATCACCCGTACAGTAGAAGACAATGCATACTTATTACAAGCTATTTCAGGTATTGACCGTATGGATGCAACTTCTGCAAACGTTGAAGTAGGAAACTACTTAGCTGGTTTAACAGGCGACGTTAAAGGTTTACGCATTGCTGTACCGAAAGAATACTTAGGCGAAGGTGTTGGCGAAGAAGCTCGTGAGTCAGTACTAGCGGCTTTAAAAGTGTTAGAAGGTATGGGCGCAACTTGGGAGGAAGTATCTCTTCCGCACTCTAAATACGCTCTAGCAACGTATTACTTATTATCTTCTTCTGAAGCATCTGCTAACCTTTCACGCTTTGATGGCGTACGTTACGGTGTTCGTTCTGATAATGTAAATAATTTATTAGATCTTTACAAAAACACACGTAGCGAAGGTTTCGGTGATGAAGTAAAACGTCGTATTATGCTTGGTACATTTGCTCTTAGCTCTGGTTACTATGATGCATATTACAAAAAAGCACAACAAGTACGTACATTAATTAAAAATGACTTTGAAAATGTATTTGCTAACTATGATGTTATTATTGGACCAACAACGCCAACTCCAGCATTTAAAGTGGGCGAAAAAGTGGATGATCCAATGACAATGTATGCAAATGACATTTTAACAATTCCAGTAAACTTAGCGGGTGTTCCAGCGATTTCTGTTCCATGTGGATTCGGTGCTAACAACATGCCACTTGGTCTACAAATCATTGGTAAACACTTCGATGAAGCGACAATTTACCGCGTTGCACATGCGTTTGAGCAAGCAACAGACTATCATACAAAAAAAGCAAGTCTGTAA
- a CDS encoding HXXEE domain-containing protein, whose protein sequence is MKTSSARHVTTRTIWLIPFLFFIHNLEEAFQMPQYLANHFSIHLITSQQFFIALSILTTFVLLIIFLYQLNVLSSIYWIIFIQGPIFFNSVQHIILFLIYRSYNPGLISAVFITLFSIFFFSSKKHLIHKKHFVITLIFSLFSYPIIIWITLLFASCFH, encoded by the coding sequence ATGAAAACATCTTCTGCAAGACATGTTACTACTCGTACGATCTGGCTAATCCCCTTTTTATTTTTCATTCATAACCTTGAAGAAGCTTTCCAGATGCCGCAATATCTTGCTAATCATTTTTCAATTCATCTTATAACTAGCCAACAATTTTTCATTGCACTTTCCATATTAACAACCTTTGTCTTACTTATCATCTTTCTATATCAACTAAATGTGTTATCTTCTATATACTGGATTATCTTTATACAAGGGCCTATCTTCTTCAACTCTGTTCAACATATTATTTTGTTTTTAATTTATCGCTCCTATAATCCCGGCTTAATATCAGCAGTTTTCATTACCCTCTTTTCTATTTTCTTTTTTTCATCAAAAAAACACTTAATTCATAAAAAACACTTCGTAATTACACTCATTTTCAGCTTATTTTCTTATCCCATTATAATTTGGATTACCTTACTATTCGCTAGCTGCTTTCATTAA
- a CDS encoding MetQ/NlpA family ABC transporter substrate-binding protein codes for MKKILAFALSAIVGITALSGCSGGDTGAGAKEKVVRVGVTGTDGDAWEILKKKAEKEGIKIKLVEFSDYTTPNKALADGDIELNSFQHIAFLEQFKKEHKLDITAVGTTQIAPMGLYSEKYKKANEIPDGSEIAIPNDPTNQARALKLLDAAGLLKLKKDFGLFGDPSGIAENPKKLKITPVIAQQTPRVLKDVAASVINNGVAGQAGLDPAKDPIFLEDPKNENAKAYINIFAARTKDKNDPTLNKVIELYHSKEVTDAIKKETNGGSISVDLSLDELEKIVK; via the coding sequence ATGAAGAAAATTTTAGCATTTGCATTATCAGCGATTGTAGGAATTACAGCCTTAAGCGGCTGCTCAGGTGGAGACACAGGTGCAGGTGCGAAAGAGAAAGTAGTTCGCGTCGGTGTAACTGGAACAGATGGAGACGCTTGGGAAATTTTAAAGAAAAAAGCTGAAAAAGAAGGGATTAAAATTAAACTGGTTGAGTTCTCTGATTACACAACGCCAAATAAAGCGTTAGCTGATGGAGATATTGAACTAAACTCATTTCAGCATATTGCTTTCTTAGAGCAATTTAAGAAGGAGCATAAGTTAGATATTACAGCTGTTGGTACAACACAAATTGCACCGATGGGCTTATACTCTGAAAAATATAAGAAAGCAAATGAAATCCCAGATGGTTCAGAAATTGCTATTCCGAATGATCCAACGAACCAAGCGCGCGCATTAAAACTTCTGGATGCAGCAGGGTTATTGAAACTTAAAAAAGATTTTGGTCTATTTGGAGATCCAAGTGGTATCGCTGAAAATCCGAAGAAGTTAAAAATTACACCGGTTATCGCACAGCAAACACCTCGTGTATTAAAAGATGTAGCAGCTTCAGTTATTAATAACGGTGTTGCTGGTCAAGCTGGATTAGATCCAGCGAAGGATCCTATTTTCTTAGAAGACCCAAAGAATGAAAATGCAAAGGCCTATATTAATATTTTCGCAGCTCGTACGAAAGATAAAAATGATCCAACACTGAACAAAGTAATTGAATTATACCATTCGAAAGAAGTAACAGATGCAATTAAGAAAGAAACAAATGGTGGTTCAATTTCAGTAGATCTTTCACTTGATGAGCTTGAAAAAATCGTAAAATAA
- a CDS encoding YiaA/YiaB family inner membrane protein encodes MRRRNTQAFTFLAWTSFVCALSGMLIGIYTLDETLSVKGYYLIGTLFLTMSCFVLQKTIRDNEEDNERFPKNKPLDKE; translated from the coding sequence ATGAGGAGAAGAAATACGCAAGCGTTCACGTTTTTAGCATGGACTTCATTTGTTTGTGCGCTTTCAGGGATGCTAATTGGGATTTACACGTTAGATGAAACGCTTAGTGTAAAAGGGTACTATTTAATCGGAACATTATTTTTAACGATGTCTTGTTTTGTATTGCAAAAAACAATTCGTGATAATGAGGAAGATAATGAAAGATTTCCAAAAAATAAACCGTTAGATAAAGAGTAA
- a CDS encoding TSUP family transporter, with the protein MDELSFQVIILLIAFGFLAAFIDSVVGGGGLISLPALMFVGLSPASAIATNKLAATMGTFTSAIYFIRSGKVDFKIVGKLIPLTIIGAIAGALVVKFIPPDILRPLVLVMLVFIAIYIIAKKDWGSASTYKKMTKGKTLMFFFVILMIGFYDGFFGPGTGSFLIFAFLLIGLDFIQAAASGKLLNFVSNIVSLITFLFLDVIHFEYGIIMGLSMILGAYFGSKFAVQKGVGYVRTLFLLVTILLIGKNVLEYTHIL; encoded by the coding sequence ATGGATGAACTAAGCTTTCAAGTCATTATTTTATTAATTGCATTTGGATTTTTAGCGGCTTTCATTGACTCGGTTGTTGGAGGGGGAGGGTTAATTTCGCTTCCTGCACTTATGTTTGTTGGCTTATCACCAGCTTCGGCAATCGCAACGAATAAATTAGCTGCAACAATGGGGACGTTTACGAGTGCAATTTATTTTATTCGATCCGGAAAGGTTGATTTTAAAATTGTAGGAAAGTTAATCCCGTTAACTATTATTGGAGCGATCGCAGGTGCTTTAGTAGTAAAGTTTATTCCGCCTGATATTTTGCGGCCACTAGTGCTCGTAATGTTGGTTTTTATTGCCATTTATATTATTGCGAAAAAAGATTGGGGAAGTGCATCTACCTATAAAAAGATGACAAAAGGAAAAACATTAATGTTTTTCTTTGTTATTTTAATGATAGGGTTTTATGATGGTTTTTTTGGACCAGGGACAGGATCCTTTTTAATTTTTGCATTTTTATTAATTGGTTTGGATTTTATTCAAGCGGCAGCATCTGGAAAACTTTTGAACTTCGTTAGTAATATCGTATCTTTAATTACTTTTTTATTTTTAGATGTGATTCATTTTGAATACGGTATAATTATGGGATTATCAATGATTTTAGGTGCTTATTTTGGATCGAAGTTTGCGGTTCAAAAAGGTGTTGGATATGTAAGGACTTTATTTTTATTAGTTACTATTTTATTAATCGGGAAAAATGTTTTGGAATATACTCATATTTTGTAG
- the gatC gene encoding Asp-tRNA(Asn)/Glu-tRNA(Gln) amidotransferase subunit GatC, with translation MSRISVENVKHVAHLARLAITDQEAEKFQKQLDAIVTFAEQLNELDTTDVKPTTHVLTMKNVMREDVPEKGLLVEEVLKNAPDHKDNQIRVPAVLE, from the coding sequence GTGTCAAGAATTTCCGTTGAGAATGTAAAGCACGTAGCACATTTAGCACGTCTTGCAATTACTGATCAAGAAGCAGAAAAATTTCAAAAACAACTAGATGCAATTGTTACATTTGCAGAACAGTTAAATGAATTAGATACAACAGATGTAAAACCAACAACTCATGTATTAACTATGAAAAATGTTATGCGTGAAGATGTGCCAGAAAAAGGTTTACTAGTAGAAGAAGTATTAAAAAATGCACCGGATCACAAAGATAATCAAATTCGTGTTCCAGCAGTATTAGAATAG